The following coding sequences are from one Leptolyngbya sp. NIES-3755 window:
- a CDS encoding hypothetical protein (hypothetical protein Npun_F0773;~similar to AA sequence:cyanobase_aa:LBDG_34240), with protein MKLNQCSIYAFCFISLFAFQVPRSSANPVPVQSQTTLKFVSPTVNSVLDLSSATIVLSYPKDAKVELFANGEKVSDRLIGRTETSSTTITQTWYGVSLKEGQNTLTAQTTVNGVKAESTSVVVQVRGEATKLTVRSVESRIPADGRSIATIEGQLLDAQGNLSNRETTVTLSATAGEFTGTDVDRDQPGFQVKAQQGRFTATLRSGLDPRTVTIQARASNLEAFSQLNFETDLRPPIATGVIDLRLGKRGTDYFDRLRNFNPIDRDNPYRLDAKAAVFATGRIGTWLFTGAFNNSRTLNETCDSTARLYRDIQPCDQNYPIYGDNSSTTAVTPSRDSLYLRFERTSPVQGAGIDYAMWGDYSTEEFARRSQQFTATTRQLHGFKANYNVGNLQVTGIFADNLEGFQRDTIAPDGTSGFYFVSRRLLLEGSENVFLETEELNRPGTVIDRQQLNRGADYEIDYDRGSLLFRQPILRTDVGQTGETLVRRIVVTYQYEQSGSNNNLYAGRLQYNLARGLDRESWIGLTYFQENQGVRQFELFGADALLTFGSTRLIAEYANAESSLDFGNRVSGSAYRVELDSQIAQGILGRLYYRKTDAGFNNNATTSFTPGQTRYGAQISAAVSPTTNVRVQYDRENNNGIAPRPLTLIDELLTPRTAPIPGSRVDNSLTTITAGVEQRIGTTNLSLDWLHRTREDRLNPSVFDTTSDQLRSRLTFPLTQTLTFLAQNETTLSSEVDQVYNDRALLGLNWRAMPGVNVQLSQQFYHRGQFAGESLTNLSVVSEYKLFRDTTLTGRYTLLGGANGTNLQAAIGLNQILTLSPGLRVNLAYERVFSTISSRSATGTIFAQPFATGQSAASLGLDSGDNYSIGLEYSDESSFQASARYEHRTSSAGANTVISAGAAGKISPALTALAQYQQANAANQTLEGLDDTKTLRIGLAYRDPNDDRFNALFRYEYRKNPALIPDTILFGSGTGTNEHLFALEAIYAPNWRWEFYGKFALRDSTSYLASDLAGTSTVLLGQGRAVYRLGYRWDVAAEGRWIGQSGDFNELGWALEAGYYLTPNLRLSGGYSFGRANDRDFTGSRSTGGLYFGVTVKVNELFNGFGLQRIPKPQNPPEQSTVTSN; from the coding sequence ATGAAATTGAATCAATGTTCCATCTACGCTTTTTGCTTTATTTCACTGTTTGCATTCCAAGTTCCTCGATCGAGTGCGAATCCAGTTCCAGTCCAATCCCAAACGACGCTCAAATTTGTTTCTCCAACCGTTAACAGCGTTCTCGATCTGTCCTCTGCCACGATCGTATTAAGCTATCCCAAAGATGCAAAGGTTGAACTGTTTGCGAACGGGGAAAAAGTTAGCGATCGCTTAATTGGTCGTACCGAAACCAGCAGTACAACCATTACTCAAACTTGGTACGGTGTCTCGCTGAAAGAAGGCCAAAACACTTTAACGGCTCAAACCACTGTAAATGGTGTGAAGGCTGAAAGTACTTCGGTTGTTGTGCAAGTTCGCGGAGAAGCCACAAAGTTAACCGTTCGCTCGGTTGAGTCGCGCATTCCAGCCGATGGTCGATCAATAGCCACGATCGAGGGTCAATTGCTCGATGCTCAAGGCAATCTGTCGAATCGAGAAACGACGGTTACTTTATCCGCCACCGCAGGCGAATTTACAGGTACAGATGTCGATCGAGATCAGCCTGGATTTCAAGTCAAAGCGCAACAAGGACGGTTCACAGCAACATTGCGATCGGGACTTGATCCAAGAACAGTCACGATTCAAGCGCGAGCTAGTAACTTAGAAGCCTTTTCGCAACTGAACTTTGAAACCGATCTCAGACCTCCGATCGCGACAGGTGTGATTGATCTTCGCTTGGGTAAACGTGGAACAGATTACTTCGATCGACTAAGAAACTTTAATCCTATCGATCGAGATAATCCGTATCGCTTAGATGCCAAAGCTGCCGTATTTGCAACAGGTCGAATTGGAACTTGGTTGTTTACAGGTGCATTTAACAATAGCAGAACGTTGAATGAAACTTGTGATTCGACTGCAAGACTGTACAGGGACATTCAACCTTGTGATCAGAACTATCCGATTTACGGTGATAATTCTTCAACCACCGCAGTAACCCCTTCACGTGATAGTTTATATCTGAGATTCGAGCGGACTTCTCCGGTTCAAGGTGCAGGCATCGATTATGCAATGTGGGGCGACTATAGCACCGAAGAATTTGCACGTCGATCGCAGCAATTCACAGCGACAACTCGCCAACTTCACGGCTTCAAAGCGAACTATAACGTCGGAAATCTTCAAGTCACAGGTATCTTTGCGGATAACTTAGAAGGATTCCAACGAGATACGATCGCACCCGATGGCACAAGTGGCTTCTACTTTGTCTCGCGACGATTGTTGCTTGAAGGCAGTGAGAATGTCTTTCTCGAAACTGAGGAATTGAATCGACCAGGAACCGTGATCGATCGACAACAGTTAAATCGAGGTGCAGACTATGAAATCGACTACGATCGAGGTTCACTCTTATTCCGTCAGCCGATTCTGCGAACTGATGTCGGTCAAACCGGCGAAACCTTAGTACGTCGAATTGTGGTGACGTACCAGTATGAGCAATCCGGATCGAACAACAATCTCTATGCGGGACGGCTTCAATACAATCTGGCACGAGGACTCGATCGAGAAAGTTGGATCGGTTTAACTTACTTCCAAGAAAACCAGGGAGTTCGCCAATTTGAACTATTTGGAGCCGATGCGCTTCTAACCTTTGGTTCAACTCGATTGATCGCTGAATACGCAAATGCTGAAAGCTCACTCGATTTTGGTAACAGAGTCAGCGGATCAGCATATCGCGTCGAACTCGATAGTCAAATTGCTCAAGGAATTCTAGGACGACTTTACTATCGAAAAACTGATGCAGGCTTCAACAACAATGCCACCACAAGTTTTACCCCTGGACAAACGCGCTACGGGGCACAAATTAGCGCTGCGGTGTCTCCCACAACCAATGTCCGAGTGCAATACGATCGAGAAAACAACAATGGCATTGCACCTCGACCGCTCACCCTCATTGATGAACTCCTCACCCCTCGTACTGCTCCAATCCCTGGATCGCGAGTAGATAACTCTCTCACTACAATTACAGCAGGTGTTGAACAACGAATCGGAACGACAAATCTAAGCTTAGATTGGTTACATCGAACTCGTGAAGATCGGCTAAATCCATCAGTATTCGACACCACTTCGGATCAACTGCGATCGCGTCTCACTTTCCCACTCACACAAACCCTCACATTCCTCGCCCAGAACGAAACGACACTTTCTTCTGAAGTTGATCAGGTTTACAACGATCGAGCTTTACTTGGCTTGAACTGGAGAGCAATGCCGGGTGTCAATGTTCAACTCTCACAGCAGTTCTACCACCGAGGACAATTCGCAGGTGAATCACTTACCAACCTAAGCGTAGTCAGCGAATACAAACTTTTCCGTGACACAACTTTAACCGGACGATACACTCTGTTAGGCGGCGCAAATGGAACAAACCTTCAAGCCGCGATCGGACTAAACCAAATCCTCACACTCTCTCCCGGACTGCGAGTGAATCTTGCTTATGAGCGCGTGTTTAGTACAATTTCGAGCCGCAGTGCTACCGGAACAATCTTTGCTCAACCTTTTGCAACCGGACAAAGTGCCGCAAGTCTAGGTTTAGATAGCGGAGATAACTACAGCATCGGACTAGAGTACTCAGACGAATCGAGCTTCCAAGCAAGTGCCCGATATGAACATCGAACCTCGTCTGCGGGCGCAAACACAGTCATCTCTGCGGGTGCTGCTGGCAAAATTAGTCCTGCACTCACCGCATTAGCTCAATACCAACAAGCAAACGCCGCGAATCAAACTCTTGAAGGCTTAGACGATACGAAAACCTTGAGAATTGGACTTGCCTATCGTGATCCGAATGACGATCGCTTTAATGCTCTCTTCCGCTATGAATACCGCAAAAATCCCGCCCTCATTCCCGATACGATCCTTTTCGGCAGTGGAACAGGCACAAATGAACATCTCTTCGCCCTAGAAGCCATCTATGCCCCAAACTGGCGTTGGGAATTTTACGGAAAATTTGCTCTGAGAGATAGTACCTCATATCTTGCGAGTGACTTAGCAGGAACCAGTACCGTTCTCCTTGGACAAGGACGCGCCGTTTACCGATTGGGATACCGTTGGGATGTCGCTGCTGAGGGACGCTGGATCGGACAATCCGGAGACTTTAATGAACTCGGTTGGGCATTGGAAGCAGGGTATTACCTCACACCGAATCTTCGACTCTCAGGCGGTTATAGCTTCGGACGAGCAAACGATCGAGATTTTACGGGTTCGCGATCGACCGGTGGACTGTATTTTGGCGTAACCGTGAAAGTGAATGAACTTTTCAACGGCTTCGGACTCCAACGCATTCCCAAACCGCAAAATCCGCCCGAACAATCTACTGTCACTTCTAACTAA
- a CDS encoding hypothetical protein (Protein of unknown function DUF11;~similar to AA sequence:cyanobase_aa:Ava_4941), with product MRYLLSLIAAKSSKPVGSLVLLLSAIALFTSPAQAEGSRELTSSGGDRPFLEYRSSSSVYLGGIPRRNIISVYAKANETINLGSSAIGVNGARILYRQPNGTSGTCDGTTGGLIPNIAAETAGPFHPTANPAPNAFTPCIILVTAATQGIWQIEFESPGKGTSDPAPINATAPWSTQGNGDSWVTAWDVTVRDSSSGIAQPGRAFANYLSLNMGNNGRSLSSKVYIQTVDGYGYTIDMNGIDPFGFAFFANNKGFRSTATGNPIYRSLQFTGANPGTMPSGYSIHFPNSPDDSANRNFTHKIFFNTTNTPNTPNGGPDTTMPPSAISASGSTWLFQNPVVPPMPSNLTFTGVEGTSGAAGTSPLGGNFTFTSTAPSAYSIVIDLNGDGVYGNTGSVNGVSITDRYILGTAVAGPNTVFWDGKDQNGVTVPASANVITAVIRQYAGEIHFPFLDPENNPRGLIIERVKDPGTATAPRFQVFYDDRFNSGANDNSLCASGEGSTNCYGTPPSPRQAVDGTADSTNGAHAWTNNFGDIRGMDTWAYYPSAASQTISGFVIREADLSVTKTDNLTVIAPGSTLTYTITVRNSGPSDAIGATFRDTMPTQLTNATWTCTASSGSSCGTASGTGNIDTTVNLLNGGTLTYTVTGVVSTTATGVISNTATILRPNDVNDPTDQGRTGAGNNSATDTTTITTPTTNVLGRKSVRFLTDTDNSNSVTVGDEVEYTIAYSNLAPTATSDAINFVIDESLPIQLTYVPGSATITATAGNNIALAPGYNGTGAITTLVTGTSSANSSTLRVQDTVTIRLRATINSANNGNSIDNQAIATFRTPTSATSNTIVTDADSAGATSNPPSVGNFFSQVTDDGVNTGNGASTADDDRTSIRVNAIPNLRLVKRITALNGTTYTDVIDDPADPNDNSSLNWTSSYLIGRTGKNLTAADTVPVKPGDSLEYTIYFLSDGTAAAQNVTLCDLIPTNTTFLSNVFNSSTPKDSGTSTGDFGLRLTIDTATVYLSNADDTPDRGRYYAPGTSAPCGNNGTSVIAPNGAVTVRLNTIPNATTRGTPNSFGFIRFRARVN from the coding sequence ATGCGTTACTTACTTTCTTTAATCGCTGCAAAATCGAGCAAGCCAGTTGGAAGCCTTGTTCTATTACTGAGCGCGATCGCATTATTCACCTCACCTGCTCAGGCAGAAGGCAGCCGAGAACTCACATCAAGCGGGGGAGATCGCCCTTTTCTAGAGTACCGCAGTTCGTCGAGTGTCTACCTTGGTGGCATTCCGCGTCGTAACATTATCAGTGTTTACGCCAAAGCGAATGAAACAATTAATCTTGGATCTAGTGCGATCGGCGTGAACGGAGCAAGAATTCTGTATCGTCAACCCAATGGAACTTCTGGTACTTGTGATGGTACGACGGGTGGACTGATTCCAAACATTGCGGCTGAAACTGCTGGACCCTTTCATCCCACAGCGAATCCTGCTCCGAATGCCTTTACACCTTGTATTATCTTGGTGACTGCTGCAACACAAGGAATTTGGCAAATTGAATTTGAAAGTCCAGGAAAAGGAACCAGCGATCCCGCTCCGATCAATGCTACTGCGCCTTGGTCCACTCAAGGAAATGGAGATTCATGGGTCACGGCTTGGGATGTCACGGTTCGAGATAGTAGCAGCGGGATTGCTCAACCCGGACGCGCATTCGCGAACTATCTCTCGCTCAATATGGGCAATAATGGTCGATCGCTGAGTTCCAAGGTCTATATTCAAACGGTCGATGGTTATGGCTACACGATCGATATGAATGGAATTGATCCCTTTGGTTTTGCCTTTTTTGCCAATAACAAAGGGTTCCGGAGTACAGCAACAGGAAATCCGATTTACCGATCGCTGCAATTTACAGGTGCAAATCCAGGGACAATGCCATCAGGGTACTCGATCCATTTTCCGAATAGTCCAGATGACTCTGCAAACCGCAACTTTACGCACAAAATCTTTTTTAACACCACGAATACTCCTAATACGCCAAATGGCGGTCCTGATACGACGATGCCTCCGAGCGCCATTTCTGCAAGTGGTTCAACCTGGTTGTTTCAGAATCCCGTTGTCCCCCCAATGCCAAGCAATTTGACGTTTACAGGTGTTGAAGGTACATCAGGAGCAGCAGGCACTTCCCCACTCGGTGGCAACTTTACGTTCACTTCAACGGCTCCCAGTGCGTACTCGATCGTGATTGATCTCAATGGTGATGGAGTTTACGGAAATACAGGAAGCGTGAATGGTGTGAGCATTACTGATCGCTATATTTTAGGTACAGCCGTTGCAGGACCTAACACCGTATTTTGGGATGGAAAAGACCAAAATGGTGTCACTGTTCCTGCCAGTGCTAACGTCATTACGGCAGTGATTAGACAATATGCTGGGGAAATTCATTTTCCGTTTCTTGATCCAGAAAACAATCCCAGAGGTTTGATCATTGAGCGCGTCAAAGATCCTGGAACCGCTACTGCACCTAGATTTCAGGTATTTTACGACGATCGCTTTAACTCAGGTGCAAATGATAACAGTCTCTGTGCAAGTGGAGAAGGGTCAACCAACTGTTATGGAACACCTCCGTCTCCTCGACAAGCCGTAGATGGAACTGCTGATAGTACTAATGGCGCTCATGCTTGGACTAATAACTTCGGGGACATTCGAGGCATGGATACTTGGGCGTACTATCCCTCTGCGGCATCCCAGACGATTAGTGGGTTTGTGATTCGAGAAGCTGATTTGTCTGTCACTAAAACTGATAACTTAACCGTGATCGCGCCTGGTTCAACTCTCACTTATACGATCACGGTGCGAAATAGTGGTCCGAGTGATGCGATCGGAGCAACATTTCGCGATACAATGCCCACCCAACTCACGAATGCGACTTGGACTTGTACAGCTTCATCTGGTTCAAGCTGCGGAACTGCCAGTGGAACAGGCAACATCGATACCACAGTGAATTTGCTCAATGGCGGAACTCTAACCTACACGGTTACGGGAGTCGTTAGCACTACTGCGACGGGTGTGATTAGCAACACGGCAACGATACTTCGTCCAAATGATGTCAATGATCCAACAGATCAGGGTCGAACAGGTGCAGGCAACAATAGTGCAACGGATACAACGACGATTACAACGCCTACAACGAATGTGTTGGGTCGAAAATCTGTTCGATTCTTAACAGATACTGATAACAGCAATTCCGTAACCGTAGGTGATGAAGTTGAATATACGATCGCTTACAGCAACTTAGCGCCAACTGCTACGAGTGATGCGATTAACTTTGTAATTGACGAATCACTCCCGATCCAACTCACCTATGTCCCAGGAAGTGCCACGATTACGGCAACTGCTGGTAATAACATTGCACTCGCTCCAGGCTATAACGGGACAGGAGCAATTACAACGTTAGTTACAGGAACAAGCTCAGCGAACTCTAGTACACTCCGAGTTCAAGACACGGTAACAATCCGATTAAGAGCAACGATTAACAGTGCAAATAATGGAAACTCGATCGACAATCAAGCGATCGCAACTTTTAGAACTCCAACCAGTGCAACCAGCAATACAATCGTTACCGATGCCGATTCCGCAGGGGCAACGAGCAATCCTCCATCTGTAGGTAATTTCTTTTCTCAAGTGACGGACGATGGTGTAAATACTGGAAATGGAGCGAGTACAGCGGATGACGATCGTACCTCGATTCGAGTGAACGCCATTCCCAATTTGCGATTGGTCAAGCGGATCACAGCACTTAATGGCACAACTTACACAGATGTGATTGATGATCCCGCTGATCCGAATGACAATAGTTCACTCAACTGGACGAGCAGCTACCTTATCGGTCGCACAGGGAAAAATCTCACTGCTGCTGATACAGTTCCGGTTAAACCAGGGGATAGTTTGGAATATACAATCTACTTCCTATCCGATGGAACGGCTGCGGCTCAGAATGTGACCTTGTGCGATCTCATTCCCACAAATACAACATTTCTGTCTAATGTTTTCAATAGCAGCACTCCGAAAGATAGTGGAACATCGACTGGAGATTTTGGACTGAGATTAACGATCGACACTGCGACAGTCTATCTCAGCAATGCCGATGATACTCCCGATCGAGGTCGCTACTATGCCCCTGGAACTTCTGCTCCTTGCGGCAATAATGGAACTTCTGTGATTGCTCCGAATGGTGCTGTTACCGTTCGACTCAACACAATTCCAAATGCTACAACTAGGGGCACTCCGAATTCGTTTGGCTTCATTCGATTCCGAGCGCGAGTGAACTAA
- a CDS encoding S-layer protein (similar to AA sequence:cyanobase_aa:LBDG_50430) — protein MNLIKLFSFFVLLTPLTSCELPFEIRLKSSPSPAAAPTPTASIPAVSTPAVSVPSVTPTASTTFSDVQGIAGETEIQQLAQLGVFEGVSDQFNPQQPITRAEFIRWLVRSNNAIYKNTPEQQVRLAESGQATFPDVPATHPDFRYIQGMLNSGFAVGYEEKTFRPDQPLTREEMIAIKSGFDSGGVLQDEEQGKSLNTVYVPNWSDRNQISRRFYRAFNTEYITQITKGNELKNVDRTFGAIKAFRPKAPVTRAEAALCMSVIGDRGKLSLGKRSVQEAL, from the coding sequence ATGAACTTAATCAAGCTTTTTTCCTTCTTCGTGCTGCTGACCCCGTTAACCAGTTGCGAACTTCCCTTTGAAATTCGGCTGAAATCCTCGCCGTCCCCTGCTGCCGCACCCACTCCCACAGCTTCGATTCCTGCGGTTTCCACGCCTGCGGTCTCCGTGCCTTCAGTTACGCCAACTGCTTCTACGACCTTTAGCGATGTCCAAGGGATTGCAGGCGAAACTGAAATTCAGCAGCTTGCACAGTTAGGAGTCTTTGAAGGAGTCAGTGATCAGTTCAATCCGCAGCAACCGATCACTCGTGCTGAATTTATTCGCTGGTTAGTGCGATCGAACAATGCTATCTATAAAAACACGCCAGAACAACAAGTGCGACTCGCAGAATCTGGACAAGCAACATTCCCCGATGTACCTGCAACGCATCCAGACTTTCGCTACATTCAAGGAATGTTAAATTCTGGCTTTGCTGTGGGATATGAGGAAAAAACATTCCGCCCGGATCAGCCGCTCACCCGTGAGGAAATGATTGCCATCAAATCGGGCTTCGATAGTGGTGGCGTATTGCAGGACGAAGAGCAAGGTAAAAGTTTGAACACGGTGTATGTTCCAAACTGGAGCGATCGCAATCAAATCTCGCGACGATTCTATCGAGCGTTTAACACTGAATACATTACCCAGATTACGAAGGGGAATGAATTGAAAAACGTCGATCGAACCTTCGGCGCAATTAAAGCTTTTCGACCGAAAGCACCTGTGACACGAGCCGAAGCTGCACTTTGTATGTCGGTGATCGGCGATCGGGGGAAACTGAGCCTGGGTAAACGGAGCGTTCAAGAAGCACTCTAA
- a CDS encoding hypothetical protein (hypothetical protein LYNGBM3L_69190;~similar to AA sequence:cyanobase_aa:LBDG_35530), producing the protein MNLMILYWILIAVMLVGVAGAVLPGVPGPSLILAAILVWCVVTKFAIPILPLGLIFVALILSAVVEWLGSYWGAKRVGASKWAQYGMFAGMAVGFFGLLPALPIGGPIAGILLGGLIGGFVGEYLYQRTLPTSERLKTAGKVSLGIGFGALIGNLIEVVLAIVAVGVFVWATWGSVMWT; encoded by the coding sequence ATGAATTTGATGATTTTATATTGGATTTTAATTGCAGTCATGCTGGTTGGAGTCGCTGGAGCAGTTTTACCGGGAGTTCCAGGACCGAGTTTAATTTTGGCAGCAATCTTAGTTTGGTGTGTTGTGACGAAGTTCGCCATTCCGATTTTGCCGCTGGGCTTGATCTTTGTGGCATTAATCCTGAGTGCTGTGGTGGAATGGTTGGGATCATACTGGGGCGCGAAACGAGTCGGGGCTAGCAAATGGGCGCAGTATGGAATGTTTGCGGGTATGGCAGTGGGATTTTTTGGATTGTTGCCTGCTTTGCCGATTGGAGGACCGATCGCAGGAATTCTCTTGGGGGGATTGATTGGCGGATTTGTGGGAGAGTACCTATATCAGCGCACTCTCCCCACTTCTGAACGGTTGAAAACGGCTGGAAAAGTCAGCCTGGGAATCGGATTTGGGGCATTGATTGGCAACTTGATCGAAGTTGTTTTAGCGATCGTTGCGGTCGGTGTCTTTGTGTGGGCAACTTGGGGTTCGGTGATGTGGACTTAG
- a CDS encoding hypothetical protein (conserved exported hypothetical protein;~similar to AA sequence:cyanobase_aa:LBDG_35540), whose protein sequence is MSILIRLILGLFFVIGGLFSYYGNTSVNPVTGENQRVQLTPRQEIVLGLQSRQQMAARHGGLYPDEALQAYVDQVGQRIVQRSEAAKSPYTYEFHLLRDAQTVNAFALPGGQIFITAALLGRMNSEAQLAGVFGHEVGHVVGRHGAEHLAKQQLGASLVNAIGVAASGGQDGGQGAAAIAQAINQMVDLRYGREDESESDRFGLRFMTEAGYNPRGILEVMQILSKASGGRQPEFLSSHPDPGNRLQALKAGIQKIYPQGIPADLEDGRDRFTQAVLRR, encoded by the coding sequence GTGAGTATTTTAATTCGATTAATTTTAGGATTGTTCTTTGTGATTGGTGGACTGTTTAGCTATTACGGGAACACCAGCGTCAATCCGGTGACTGGAGAAAATCAGCGAGTCCAACTCACGCCGCGTCAAGAGATTGTGCTGGGATTGCAAAGTCGTCAGCAAATGGCAGCGCGACATGGTGGACTGTATCCAGACGAAGCGCTACAAGCTTATGTGGATCAAGTTGGACAACGGATCGTTCAGCGATCGGAAGCCGCAAAATCTCCATATACCTATGAATTTCACTTGCTACGGGATGCTCAAACCGTGAATGCGTTCGCACTTCCAGGCGGGCAAATCTTTATTACCGCTGCACTCTTAGGACGAATGAACTCTGAAGCTCAATTGGCAGGAGTTTTTGGTCATGAAGTTGGACATGTTGTGGGACGGCATGGAGCCGAACATTTAGCCAAACAGCAATTAGGAGCTTCTTTGGTCAATGCCATCGGAGTTGCAGCGAGTGGCGGACAAGATGGCGGACAGGGAGCCGCAGCGATCGCACAAGCGATTAATCAAATGGTCGATCTGAGATACGGTCGAGAGGATGAGTCGGAAAGCGATCGCTTTGGACTAAGATTCATGACCGAAGCTGGATACAATCCACGCGGAATTTTGGAAGTGATGCAAATTCTGTCAAAAGCAAGCGGTGGACGACAACCCGAATTTCTTAGCTCTCACCCTGATCCAGGAAATCGATTGCAAGCTTTGAAGGCTGGGATTCAAAAGATCTATCCGCAAGGCATTCCAGCCGATTTGGAAGATGGACGCGATCGATTCACTCAAGCCGTTCTGCGGAGATAA
- a CDS encoding hypothetical protein (conserved hypothetical membrane protein;~similar to AA sequence:cyanobase_aa:SYNPCC7002_A2459), producing the protein MICCMNIRYTDSWIKTMNELLDRSTRRWAMSCHLAGLLSIVVCSVAPIPFLGALFPYTVWRMGRDRHPFIDEQGRSAINFQLSMSVYLLVGTIFWIFLTFTTCMASFAGVNTNANFFGTVFEWLFLLGMVASVLFAVFMISVIIFAAVKASRGQSYRYPFSMRFLQ; encoded by the coding sequence ATGATTTGTTGCATGAACATTCGATATACCGATAGTTGGATTAAGACGATGAATGAGCTTTTGGATCGATCAACGCGCAGATGGGCAATGAGTTGTCACCTGGCAGGACTGCTTTCAATTGTGGTCTGTTCGGTTGCACCCATTCCATTTTTGGGAGCATTATTTCCTTACACTGTTTGGCGCATGGGACGCGATCGACATCCGTTTATTGATGAACAAGGTCGATCGGCGATTAACTTCCAACTGTCCATGTCGGTTTATCTATTAGTGGGTACAATCTTCTGGATATTTCTAACGTTTACAACCTGCATGGCTTCGTTTGCAGGTGTGAATACCAACGCGAATTTTTTTGGTACAGTTTTTGAATGGCTGTTTCTTCTTGGTATGGTTGCGAGCGTATTGTTCGCTGTATTTATGATCTCAGTGATAATTTTTGCTGCGGTGAAAGCGAGCCGGGGGCAGTCTTACCGCTATCCTTTCAGCATGAGGTTTCTACAATGA
- a CDS encoding pentapeptide repeat-containing protein (similar to AA sequence:cyanobase_aa:LBDG_44830), producing the protein MDIQAIRSGKVKQLAGADLQDENFSKSELSGVNLAGAKLSGADFTHARLSGAVLDGANLVGCQLVGADLRASLTGANLMQADLTEADLRGSNLRGANLMRSRLTRATLSGAFLSGTNLMGVSLQGVDLRGADLRGANLSGVNLQGANLSQADLQGAQLSEANLEEADLQGANLAGANLAGANLLCAELQDANLEGVNFTGTCMVGTVLDRSTDAAHQ; encoded by the coding sequence ATGGACATTCAGGCGATTCGATCGGGGAAAGTTAAACAGCTTGCAGGTGCAGATCTACAAGACGAGAATTTCTCAAAATCAGAACTAAGCGGTGTGAATCTTGCAGGCGCAAAGCTTTCTGGTGCAGATTTTACCCATGCAAGGCTATCTGGTGCAGTCTTAGACGGTGCAAATTTAGTCGGCTGTCAATTAGTCGGTGCGGATCTCAGAGCATCTTTAACGGGTGCGAATTTGATGCAGGCAGATTTGACTGAGGCAGATCTGAGAGGAAGTAACTTACGAGGAGCGAATTTGATGCGATCGCGGCTCACTCGCGCTACTTTATCCGGTGCATTCCTCAGCGGCACGAACCTAATGGGAGTTAGCTTACAAGGCGTTGATCTTCGGGGTGCAGATCTTCGGGGAGCAAACCTGAGTGGTGTTAACCTTCAGGGTGCAAATCTCAGTCAAGCCGACTTACAAGGTGCACAACTGAGCGAAGCAAACTTAGAAGAAGCTGACTTACAAGGAGCAAATTTAGCAGGTGCAAACTTAGCAGGTGCAAATCTACTTTGTGCTGAGCTACAGGATGCCAATCTTGAAGGTGTAAATTTCACGGGAACTTGTATGGTTGGTACAGTTCTCGATCGATCTACTGATGCGGCTCATCAATAA